The Nocardia terpenica genome has a segment encoding these proteins:
- a CDS encoding CDP-alcohol phosphatidyltransferase family protein translates to MQRAVTPEPAGAPATDPESRILTVPNALSVLRLIGVPVLLWLLLVVEADGWAFALLIASGVTDFLDGKLARLLDQSSRLGALLDPLVDRLYLVATVLGFLVRGILPWPIVLVLVAREAILATTLPIYRRRGLPPPEVIYLGKAATFALMSALPWLLAGQMDWAAAGFGRAFGWALLIWGTATYVWTGLLYLGRALAVARAIPAVPHGSRQPIQ, encoded by the coding sequence ATGCAACGTGCTGTGACCCCCGAACCCGCCGGAGCACCGGCGACCGACCCCGAGAGCCGCATTCTCACCGTGCCCAACGCGCTGAGCGTGCTGCGCCTGATCGGCGTGCCGGTCCTGCTGTGGTTGCTGCTGGTGGTCGAGGCCGACGGCTGGGCGTTCGCGCTGCTGATCGCCAGCGGCGTCACCGACTTCCTGGACGGCAAGCTGGCCCGGCTGCTGGATCAGTCCTCGCGGCTGGGTGCGCTGCTGGACCCGTTGGTGGACCGGCTGTATCTGGTGGCGACCGTGCTCGGCTTCCTGGTGCGCGGCATCCTGCCGTGGCCGATCGTGCTGGTGCTGGTCGCGCGGGAAGCGATCCTGGCCACCACGCTGCCGATCTACCGCCGCCGCGGCCTGCCCCCGCCCGAGGTGATCTACCTGGGCAAGGCCGCCACCTTCGCGCTCATGTCGGCGCTGCCGTGGCTGCTGGCCGGGCAGATGGACTGGGCCGCGGCAGGTTTCGGCCGGGCCTTCGGCTGGGCACTGTTGATCTGGGGTACGGCGACCTACGTCTGGACCGGACTGCTGTACCTGGGTAGGGCCCTCGCCGTCGCGCGGGCGATACCGGCTGTCCCGCACGGATCACGGCAGCCGATACAGTGA
- a CDS encoding bifunctional nuclease family protein yields MSEMRVIGIRVEQPQNQPVLLLREVAGDRYLPIWIGQTEATAIVLEQEGVTPIRPLTHDLIKILIHELGHTLKEVRIVDLQEGTFYADLVFENDLRISARPSDSVAIALRVGCPIYAEEPVLEEAGLVMPDEREDEVEKFKEFLESVSPDDFKATDS; encoded by the coding sequence ATGAGCGAGATGCGTGTGATCGGCATTCGGGTCGAACAGCCCCAGAATCAGCCCGTGCTGTTGCTTCGCGAGGTAGCGGGCGATCGGTATCTACCCATTTGGATCGGTCAGACCGAGGCGACGGCGATCGTGCTCGAGCAGGAGGGCGTCACGCCCATTCGCCCGCTCACCCACGACCTGATCAAGATCCTCATCCACGAACTCGGGCACACCCTCAAGGAGGTCCGGATCGTGGATCTGCAGGAGGGCACCTTCTACGCGGATCTGGTGTTCGAGAACGATCTGCGGATTTCCGCCCGGCCCTCGGATTCGGTAGCCATCGCGTTGCGCGTAGGTTGCCCGATCTATGCCGAAGAGCCGGTTCTGGAGGAGGCCGGGCTGGTCATGCCGGACGAGCGCGAAGACGAAGTGGAGAAGTTCAAGGAGTTCCTGGAGTCGGTCTCGCCGGACGACTTCAAGGCCACCGATAGCTGA
- the garA gene encoding glycogen accumulation regulator GarA, protein MSENKDPGYGESAAETTSVFRADFLNEVDASRSGEQTGEQPVQGVEGLPAGAALLVVKRGPNAGSRFLLDQPTTSAGRHPDSDIFLDDVTVSRRHAEFRQDDDTFQVVDVGSLNGTYVNREPVDSSELQNGDEVQIGKFRLVFLTGPKPAQSDSAGAL, encoded by the coding sequence GTGAGCGAGAACAAAGACCCGGGTTACGGGGAGAGCGCGGCCGAGACCACATCGGTGTTCCGCGCTGATTTCCTCAACGAGGTCGACGCGTCGCGCTCCGGTGAGCAGACCGGCGAACAGCCGGTGCAAGGGGTCGAGGGCCTGCCTGCGGGCGCTGCCCTGCTGGTGGTCAAGCGCGGTCCGAACGCGGGCTCGCGGTTCCTGCTGGATCAGCCGACGACCTCGGCGGGACGTCACCCCGACAGCGACATCTTTCTCGACGATGTCACGGTCAGCCGTCGCCACGCGGAGTTCCGTCAGGACGACGACACCTTCCAGGTGGTGGACGTGGGCAGCCTGAACGGCACCTACGTGAATCGGGAACCGGTGGACTCCTCGGAGCTGCAGAACGGCGACGAGGTGCAGATCGGCAAGTTCCGGCTGGTCTTCCTGACCGGCCCGAAGCCCGCCCAGAGCGACTCGGCGGGCGCACTGTAG
- a CDS encoding nuclease-related domain-containing protein, with translation MQNAAGTLAERALIDWLRTWKGPGDPHGVAIVNCSLFYADRLHQFDAVVWTPTSCVVIEAEALVERVDGELEVPLNGPWRVGSQVVTLEGGDRHTPLDKSRDHTYALQSWLAERGLGQRVVHGVVLVVPPQGSRLQIRQLWSDPGFQVLLGTDPRPLAEYLNTLASQGRAQWTANDVALSFRGLGALPYLPAPQDLVREGFGGSVDTTLWYGGPQQAQAEAFMEEQARMDQSASGPLALQAPWYSPWELYPKQSDGIDLGRAFMRIALALGMLIAFAWALWFVIAVVLTYGPG, from the coding sequence GTGCAGAACGCCGCCGGCACCCTGGCCGAGCGGGCGCTGATCGACTGGTTACGCACCTGGAAGGGGCCGGGCGATCCGCACGGCGTGGCCATCGTGAATTGCAGCCTGTTCTATGCCGATCGGCTGCACCAGTTCGATGCCGTGGTGTGGACCCCGACCAGCTGCGTGGTGATCGAGGCCGAGGCGCTGGTCGAGCGGGTGGACGGCGAGCTGGAGGTGCCGCTGAACGGGCCGTGGCGGGTCGGCAGCCAGGTGGTGACGCTGGAGGGCGGCGATCGGCATACGCCGCTGGACAAGTCGCGCGATCACACCTATGCGCTGCAGAGTTGGCTGGCCGAGCGCGGTCTCGGGCAGCGAGTGGTGCACGGCGTGGTGCTGGTGGTGCCGCCGCAGGGCTCGCGCCTGCAGATCCGCCAACTGTGGAGCGATCCCGGTTTCCAGGTGTTGCTGGGCACCGACCCGCGGCCGCTGGCGGAATATCTCAACACCCTCGCCTCGCAGGGCCGGGCGCAGTGGACGGCCAACGATGTGGCGCTGTCGTTCCGCGGGCTGGGCGCGCTGCCGTATCTGCCCGCGCCGCAGGATCTGGTGCGCGAGGGCTTCGGCGGGTCGGTGGACACCACGCTCTGGTACGGCGGCCCGCAGCAGGCGCAGGCCGAGGCATTCATGGAGGAGCAGGCCCGCATGGACCAGTCCGCCAGCGGCCCGCTGGCGTTGCAGGCCCCCTGGTACAGCCCGTGGGAGCTGTACCCGAAGCAGTCCGACGGCATCGACCTGGGCCGCGCCTTCATGCGAATCGCCCTCGCCCTGGGCATGCTCATCGCCTTCGCGTGGGCCCTGTGGTTCGTCATCGCGGTCGTATTGACCTACGGGCCGGGCTGA
- the gcvH gene encoding glycine cleavage system protein GcvH — MTSLPEDLRYTEEHEWVRRVGPTRVRVGITDYAQSQLGDVVFVQLPALDTDVAPGDGIAEVESTKSVSDIYAPLSAKVVAVNDILDGAPETLNTDPYGDGWLFELQVDDAAKLDATLAELLDAAGYEGVIGD; from the coding sequence GTGACTTCCCTTCCGGAGGACCTGCGCTACACCGAGGAACACGAATGGGTGCGGCGTGTCGGTCCGACTCGCGTGCGCGTCGGAATTACCGACTACGCGCAGTCACAGCTCGGTGACGTCGTCTTCGTGCAGTTGCCCGCGCTCGACACCGACGTCGCGCCCGGAGACGGTATCGCCGAGGTCGAGTCCACCAAGAGCGTCTCCGACATCTATGCTCCGCTGAGCGCGAAAGTCGTTGCGGTGAACGACATTCTGGACGGCGCGCCGGAAACGCTGAATACCGATCCCTACGGCGACGGCTGGCTGTTCGAGCTGCAGGTCGACGACGCCGCGAAGCTGGACGCAACACTCGCCGAACTGCTCGATGCCGCAGGTTATGAAGGAGTTATCGGGGACTGA
- a CDS encoding MFS transporter: MRVRELSVLSTGGLLVLLLGLLPPVMDVFIVNVALPTLSADLGGGDTRIELVVVGYGAAFAVMLVLSGRLGDRFGRRRVLAAGLAGFGLASLWCGLADSMTELIAGRVVQGAFAALIPPQVLATIRAATPRARRARAVSWYTSVSGFAATFALLAGGLLLAGDIVGMSWRAVFLVNVPIGLAVLAGIARSVPETRSEAPGDLDPIGAGLLAVVLLAALIPATRAAAAPWTVPLLLVIPVAAMVLWRWEIRLATSGRIPLVPPELVRTTAIRRGLLLLAPFLAVGGGFLFAFPLTMQDGFGFGPLAGGLATIPMSAAFFAVSFAVPRSLARFGTATVTAGLILQPIGLALILGVLHGMSVTPWTVAPGMALVGCGQALAIGGVNASVMAAVPAEVAGVGGGALIMVHQGAIAIGTAIVGTVYTTLAAAHGHAAAFSVVIAVQIALALALAAVSGFRR; this comes from the coding sequence GTGCGCGTGCGCGAATTGTCCGTTTTATCGACCGGCGGGTTGCTGGTCCTGCTGCTCGGCCTGCTGCCGCCGGTGATGGACGTCTTCATCGTCAATGTTGCGCTGCCGACGCTTTCGGCCGATCTCGGCGGCGGGGACACGCGGATCGAGCTGGTGGTGGTCGGGTACGGCGCCGCGTTCGCGGTGATGCTGGTGCTGAGCGGGCGCCTGGGTGATCGGTTCGGGCGGCGGCGGGTGCTGGCGGCCGGGCTGGCGGGGTTCGGGCTGGCATCGCTGTGGTGCGGGCTCGCGGATTCGATGACGGAGCTGATCGCGGGGCGGGTGGTGCAGGGGGCGTTCGCCGCGCTGATCCCGCCGCAGGTGCTCGCCACCATCCGGGCGGCGACGCCGCGGGCGCGGCGGGCCCGGGCGGTGAGCTGGTACACCTCGGTCAGCGGCTTCGCGGCGACGTTCGCGCTGCTGGCCGGTGGGCTGCTGCTGGCCGGGGATATCGTCGGAATGTCGTGGCGCGCGGTGTTTCTGGTGAACGTCCCGATCGGGCTCGCGGTGCTGGCGGGGATCGCGCGCTCGGTGCCCGAGACGCGCTCCGAGGCGCCCGGGGACCTCGATCCGATCGGCGCCGGACTGCTGGCGGTCGTGCTGCTGGCCGCGCTGATTCCCGCCACCCGCGCCGCGGCCGCACCCTGGACGGTGCCGCTGCTCCTGGTGATTCCGGTGGCGGCGATGGTGCTGTGGCGCTGGGAGATTCGCCTCGCCACCAGCGGCCGGATCCCGCTCGTTCCGCCGGAGCTGGTGCGCACCACCGCGATTCGCCGCGGCCTGCTGCTACTGGCCCCGTTCCTGGCGGTGGGTGGTGGGTTCCTGTTCGCGTTCCCGCTGACGATGCAGGACGGGTTCGGATTCGGCCCGCTCGCCGGGGGTCTGGCGACCATCCCCATGTCGGCGGCATTCTTCGCCGTGTCGTTCGCCGTGCCCCGATCGCTGGCCCGGTTCGGGACCGCGACGGTGACGGCGGGGCTGATCCTGCAGCCGATCGGCCTGGCGCTGATCCTCGGTGTGCTGCACGGGATGTCGGTGACGCCGTGGACGGTCGCGCCGGGTATGGCGCTGGTCGGATGCGGGCAGGCGCTGGCGATCGGGGGCGTCAACGCCTCGGTGATGGCGGCGGTGCCCGCCGAGGTCGCGGGGGTCGGCGGCGGCGCGCTGATCATGGTGCATCAGGGCGCGATCGCGATCGGGACGGCGATCGTGGGCACCGTATACACCACTCTCGCCGCCGCGCACGGCCATGCCGCCGCGTTCTCGGTCGTGATCGCGGTCCAGATCGCCCTGGCGCTCGCCCTCGCCGCCGTGTCGGGGTTCAGGCGGTGA
- a CDS encoding GMC oxidoreductase: MPDFDYDVVVIGSGFGGSVSALRLTEKGYRVAVLESGRRWPAEAIPGTNWNVRKSIWAPRLGLTGTQRISLLGKCAVFSASGVGGGSLIYGNTLYEPLPNFYRDRQWSHITDWRDELAPYYDQAKRMLGVTANPRTTPADEVIRSIAVDLGVQDTFHPTNVGVFFNEDDPGVEVDDPYFGGAGPRRRGCIHCARCFTGCPHNAKNTTPTNYLYLAEQAGAAVFELTTATRVRPIVGGGYAIETARSDRWIRKARKTFTAEQVVFAAAALGTQKLLHKMRDEKVLPQLSPRLGELTRSNSEAILNVVSRDRSDFAEGIAITSSIHPEPDTHIEVCHYGKRQNALFPLSVPIVDGGAFRFLRFLLAMVLHPMVFLRSLNARHASEKSVILLVMQSLDNSLTSFRRWGQLKTKQGTGQPNPTWIPMAHDVGRRFGAKVNGDVHGLVMDVFNIPATAHYIGGCVIGEGPDTGVVDPYQRVFGHPGLHIADGSAVTANLGVNPSLTITAQAERAMAFWPNKGQPDTRPELGRPYRRIEPVAPAYPAVPATAPGALRLPITPVDPAVPTA, encoded by the coding sequence ATGCCCGACTTCGACTACGACGTGGTTGTGATCGGCTCCGGGTTCGGCGGGAGCGTGAGCGCGCTGCGCCTGACCGAGAAGGGCTACCGGGTGGCGGTGCTGGAATCGGGCCGGCGCTGGCCGGCCGAGGCCATCCCGGGCACGAATTGGAATGTGCGCAAATCGATCTGGGCGCCGCGGCTGGGCCTGACCGGGACGCAGCGGATCAGCCTGCTGGGCAAGTGCGCGGTGTTCTCCGCGTCCGGCGTGGGCGGCGGATCGCTGATCTACGGCAATACGCTCTACGAGCCGCTGCCCAACTTCTACCGCGACCGGCAGTGGTCGCACATCACCGACTGGCGCGACGAACTCGCGCCCTACTACGACCAGGCCAAGCGCATGCTGGGCGTGACGGCGAATCCGCGCACGACCCCGGCCGACGAGGTGATCCGGTCCATCGCGGTGGATCTGGGGGTGCAGGACACGTTCCATCCGACCAATGTCGGGGTGTTCTTCAACGAGGACGATCCCGGTGTCGAAGTGGACGATCCGTACTTCGGCGGCGCGGGGCCGCGGCGGCGCGGCTGCATCCACTGCGCCCGCTGCTTCACCGGCTGCCCGCACAATGCCAAGAACACCACCCCGACCAACTACCTGTACCTGGCCGAGCAGGCCGGGGCGGCGGTGTTCGAGCTGACCACCGCGACCCGGGTGCGGCCCATCGTGGGCGGCGGGTACGCCATCGAGACGGCGCGCTCGGATCGCTGGATCCGCAAGGCGCGCAAGACCTTCACCGCCGAGCAGGTGGTGTTCGCCGCGGCCGCGCTGGGCACCCAGAAGCTGCTGCACAAGATGCGCGACGAGAAGGTGCTGCCGCAGCTGTCGCCGCGGCTGGGCGAGCTGACCCGGAGCAATTCCGAGGCGATTCTCAATGTGGTCAGCCGGGATCGCAGCGATTTCGCCGAGGGCATCGCGATCACCTCGTCCATCCATCCCGAGCCCGACACCCACATCGAGGTCTGCCATTACGGCAAGCGGCAGAACGCGCTGTTTCCGCTGTCGGTGCCGATCGTGGACGGGGGCGCGTTCCGGTTCCTGCGGTTCCTGCTGGCGATGGTGCTGCATCCGATGGTGTTCCTGCGCAGCCTCAATGCCCGGCACGCGTCGGAGAAGTCGGTGATCCTGCTGGTGATGCAGTCGCTGGACAACTCGCTCACCTCGTTCCGGCGCTGGGGGCAGCTGAAGACGAAACAGGGCACCGGGCAACCCAATCCGACCTGGATCCCGATGGCGCACGATGTCGGCCGCCGCTTCGGCGCGAAGGTGAACGGCGATGTGCACGGGCTGGTCATGGACGTGTTCAATATCCCCGCGACCGCCCACTACATCGGCGGCTGCGTGATCGGCGAGGGACCCGACACCGGCGTGGTCGATCCCTATCAGCGCGTGTTCGGCCACCCCGGCCTGCACATCGCCGACGGCTCCGCCGTCACCGCCAACCTCGGGGTGAACCCGTCGCTCACCATCACCGCCCAGGCCGAACGCGCCATGGCCTTCTGGCCCAACAAGGGCCAGCCCGACACCCGCCCCGAGCTCGGTCGGCCCTACCGCCGCATCGAGCCGGTGGCCCCGGCGTACCCGGCGGTCCCCGCCACCGCCCCGGGCGCCCTGCGCCTTCCGATCACCCCCGTCGACCCGGCCGTGCCGACCGCCTGA
- a CDS encoding phosphatase PAP2 family protein, which translates to MNRPLVLTPHRVAASATVAIGVLVTVLLPLSFPAGGGPTGFDRAVGDRIHRALDAHPGVYRALVIPSNAYVLIPLLALGVLWYAWRRQWWRAGFLLVVPELVVAVNTWALKPLWHRHLQHYLAYPSGHTVQFVAIAAAFVLVAGTARVRIVETATAAVIFAGVAVGMIGLGYHYPTDIVGGIATAVAAVLVASAVCAVVRSRPPNQPGP; encoded by the coding sequence GTGAACCGACCGCTCGTTCTCACCCCGCACCGGGTCGCCGCATCGGCGACCGTGGCGATCGGGGTGCTCGTCACTGTCCTGCTGCCGCTGAGCTTTCCGGCCGGGGGAGGGCCGACGGGGTTCGACCGGGCGGTCGGCGACCGGATCCACCGCGCCCTGGACGCGCATCCGGGGGTGTATCGGGCGCTGGTGATTCCGAGCAATGCCTACGTCCTGATTCCGCTGCTGGCGCTCGGGGTGCTCTGGTACGCGTGGCGTCGGCAGTGGTGGCGGGCCGGATTCCTGCTCGTGGTGCCGGAACTCGTGGTCGCGGTCAACACCTGGGCGCTGAAGCCCCTGTGGCATCGCCACTTACAGCATTACCTGGCCTACCCGAGCGGGCACACCGTCCAATTCGTGGCCATAGCAGCGGCTTTCGTCCTCGTGGCCGGTACGGCGCGAGTCCGCATCGTCGAAACCGCCACCGCCGCCGTGATATTCGCCGGAGTGGCGGTGGGCATGATCGGACTGGGATACCACTATCCGACGGACATCGTCGGCGGCATCGCGACCGCCGTCGCCGCGGTGCTCGTCGCGTCCGCGGTCTGCGCCGTGGTCAGGAGTAGACCGCCGAATCAGCCCGGCCCGTAG
- the ftsR gene encoding transcriptional regulator FtsR produces the protein MTGAAQWTRGGMSIGSVLDLLRPDFPDITISKIRFLESEGLISPERTPSGYRRFSVADVERLKFVLTAQRDQYLPLKVIKEQLEAIDSGAATLGVREARARADGAGAAGPGRAPGSAAPSGTSAELAPPRRLGVVPGEVSPEELRFDHEIRITRGDLIERAGIDEKFLTELIRANLITPGAAGYFDAEAVTLARTAKALSEFGLEARHLRAFKLAADREAAMVAQIAAPIAKSRDADARARAEETVRELAALSLTLHTSLVKTSVRAALGG, from the coding sequence ATGACAGGCGCAGCGCAGTGGACACGCGGAGGGATGTCGATCGGCTCCGTGCTCGACCTGCTGCGTCCGGACTTCCCCGACATCACCATTTCGAAGATCCGCTTCCTCGAATCGGAGGGGCTGATCAGCCCGGAGCGCACGCCCTCGGGTTATCGCAGGTTCTCCGTCGCCGACGTCGAACGGCTCAAGTTCGTCCTGACGGCGCAGCGCGACCAGTACCTGCCGCTGAAGGTGATCAAGGAGCAACTCGAGGCGATCGACAGTGGCGCCGCGACGCTCGGGGTGCGCGAGGCGCGCGCCCGGGCCGACGGCGCCGGAGCGGCCGGACCGGGGCGTGCGCCCGGCTCCGCCGCCCCCTCCGGTACATCTGCAGAACTCGCTCCGCCCCGGAGGCTCGGCGTGGTGCCCGGTGAAGTCTCTCCCGAAGAGCTGCGGTTCGATCATGAAATCCGGATCACGCGCGGCGATCTGATCGAACGGGCCGGCATCGACGAGAAGTTCCTCACCGAACTGATCCGCGCGAACCTCATCACCCCGGGCGCGGCGGGGTACTTCGACGCCGAGGCCGTGACACTCGCCCGCACGGCCAAGGCGTTGAGCGAATTCGGTTTGGAGGCGCGGCATTTGCGCGCCTTCAAGCTCGCCGCCGATCGTGAGGCGGCCATGGTGGCCCAGATCGCGGCCCCGATCGCCAAGAGCCGTGACGCCGACGCGCGCGCCCGCGCCGAGGAGACCGTGCGCGAGCTCGCGGCCCTGTCGCTGACGCTGCACACCAGCCTCGTGAAGACGTCGGTGCGCGCCGCCCTCGGTGGCTGA
- a CDS encoding MerR family transcriptional regulator yields the protein MGDLPHHTASNPRPAAVVQPGLFPDDTVPDELMGYRVPSACQVAGITYRQLDYWARTGLVVPSIRSASGSGSQRLYSFKDILVLKIVKRLLDAGISLQNIRIAVDHLRSRGVEDLAGITLFSDGTTVYECTSPEEVVDLLQGGQGVFGIAVSGAMRELTGAIANFPAERAEAHTTSERPEDELAYRRKARMSRKTG from the coding sequence GTGGGAGACCTACCGCATCACACAGCATCGAATCCGCGGCCCGCCGCGGTGGTGCAGCCCGGGCTGTTCCCCGACGATACGGTGCCCGACGAACTGATGGGCTATCGAGTGCCCAGCGCGTGCCAGGTGGCCGGCATCACCTACCGGCAGCTCGACTACTGGGCCCGGACCGGGCTGGTCGTTCCCTCGATCCGCAGCGCGTCCGGCTCGGGCAGCCAGCGGTTGTACTCGTTCAAGGACATCCTGGTCCTCAAGATCGTCAAGCGGTTGTTGGACGCGGGCATCTCGCTGCAGAACATCCGCATCGCCGTCGACCATCTGCGCAGCCGCGGCGTCGAGGATCTGGCCGGTATCACGCTGTTCTCCGACGGCACCACGGTCTACGAATGCACCTCCCCCGAGGAGGTCGTCGATTTACTGCAAGGCGGGCAGGGCGTGTTCGGCATCGCGGTGAGCGGCGCGATGCGAGAGCTGACCGGGGCGATCGCCAACTTCCCGGCCGAGCGCGCCGAGGCCCACACCACCAGTGAACGTCCCGAGGACGAACTGGCCTACCGCCGCAAGGCGCGGATGAGCCGCAAAACCGGTTAG